Below is a genomic region from Leptolyngbya boryana PCC 6306.
CCTAATTCCTGCATACCTCGCTTTGTCAGGTATCCATACCATCCAACCGTTATTTCCCGCCCATCGGAGCATTTTGCCTTTATATTCCGATGGTAGTTTAGGTACTCGGTAGCGTGAGATAGTACGTGTTCGTATATTTCGTGTGCTAAATTTCCGCTGACGACCCTAGTCGCCTTTTTTATACGCTCAAGCAAAACTTGGGTGCAGAAATACCACGCTTTGGGCAGTAGATGAGCTTTCCCAGAATCGATAATTTTCTGTGTCGTTTGCGTTCCCTTAGATAGATATTTCCCCATGTATGCAGATGCAGATTTTTTGATCCTTTGCACATTTACCGCTGCATTCCAATTCACTTCCGTATGTATATTCCCATTAGCATTTCCATTGCTATTTGCATTGCTGCTTGTATTACCAGTAGCGTTTCCATTTCCGTTAGATTCACTCTCAGTTCTACTATTAGTAACTCTGCTAGTAACTCTCTCGTTTGGCTCAATAACATTCCTGACGGCAGTTTCGCAGCATTCACTCCACATTTTTTCCAACTGTCTAGGACTATAGCACCAAGCTCCTCTACTATGCCGTCCGACCATGACAATGTGCAAGTGCAAGGCAACTTCACCAGTTCTTTCATACCGCTTCTCTTGAACCTCAGTACACGCTATTATCTCGGTGGGTAGCCCATGCAGTCCATTGGAGTAGATGAGCCGCCGTTTCATCAAATCGACCACATGTGCCCACCGCCCACTCAAATCTTCAGCGACCGCTGGAGGCAGAGTCAGAGTGATAAACGACAGCCTGTTACGTCCGTATGTACGCTCAAGCAATGTCACTCCCCCACGAATAATGCGGCGACCGTGGGAAGTTATTCCCTTCTGTCCCCTCGGTTTTTTGGTTTTCTCCGATTTAGCGGGCTTTGATAAACCAAGGTAGCCTTCGGCTTGCAGAATCTCACGGGCGCGTTCATAGCCGAATGATTTCAGTGCCGAAAGGTTGAATGCTTCATCTACAGTGAGTTTTTTCTCCCTCGGTAGAGGCTCAGGGGTGAATCTACGCTGCGAACTTGCTGTTATTTGCCCACAGGGGTAGACTTTAATCAAATCCATGAATGCCCCCTTACCGATCGGTAAAGGTTCTCTGTGCGATCGCACAAAGTGATTAGGTTGTTCATTGGAAAAACACTTATTTGATAGGGGCTAGCATAGCCCCTATTTTCATGTCTTGCAATACTTTTCTGAACGTCTGTAACCCTCTATCTGAACGNNNNNNNNNNNNNNNNNNNNNNNNNNNNNNNNNNNNNNNNNNNNNNNNNNNNNNNNNNNNNNNNNNNNNNNNNNNNNNNNNNNNNNNNNNNNNNNNNNNNAAGGCTGTTCGGCATCGAGTGTTACTGACTCAAAATACTCATCCTGTGCTGAAGCGTCGAAGTCGAAATGCCTGCAAGCCAGGATATGCCGGACGCAAACGCGGGGAAGCCGTTCGGACTCGTACCACGATTGAGCAGGCACATACTCGTGAATGGTTGGGGAACTTTGCAGAAGCTGGGAACTGTAACTCGAAAGAAGATCTCAAGCGATCTTGCACCGTAATTCAGCGCTACTGTGCGCGATCTACTTCACCCGTGACAGCGCTGTTGCGCTTAGATGGGCTGTATGGTGGTGCGAACTATGTTACCCTTCTGCAACAGCGCCAGATGACGTATATTACTCGCTGTCGCGACTATCATCTGCTCAAAGAGCCAACCGTCAAAGCGATTCTCGCGACCGCTCCTCAACAACAATACCTTCACCCTGATAGTCCTGAGATCACCCGCGATTTGTTTGATATTGAATGTTTGGATGCCACTCGTCGCGGCTACCTTGAACCGATGCGATTGATCATTGTGCGATTGATTCGATTCTCCAAGCAGAAGCCCAGTGTCGGCAAGTGTGAGGGTAAGTACCTCTACGAACTATTCCTGACCTCATTACCGCCCTCTTGCTTTAGTGCAGCAGATGTCCTCAGTCTCTACAATGGGCGAGGTGGATTTGAGCAAACGCTATCTGAAGAGGATAGAGAGCAAGACTGCGACCGTTGGTGTAGCTGGCAGCCAGAAGGACAAAGCTTCTGGCAAATCTTAAGCCAATGGGTGTGGAACTGGCGCATTCAAGCAGGATGGCAGTCCCAAGCCCAACGTCAAATCCGACAAACGCTTTGGTCGCCTGCTCTAGACCAGCTAGAAACTCAAGAGTGCTCAGCCCCGACCATTGCTCCCCAATCTTTGCTATCCACACCGACCGTTAACCCACAACTTGCACCTTCTCCCAAGTATGGAGCAATGGTTGCCGTTCCAGGCTGGGGACAGAGCCGTCATAAGTACTCTGGTAAAGATTTTAAGATCATTGATGATGAAGTAATTGAGTGCCCTGCTGGACATCAGATGGATCGTCAAGAGGTGCGCTACAACCGAGTAGGCGATATGCAATTGGTCTTTGGAATTAAAGCCACCATTTGCCGAATCTGTCCAGTCATTCAGCATTGTCATGCAGATCGCTCAGCCAACACACGCGGTCGTCGGATCTGGGTGACTCGTGCAAAACTGCCAACGCCACCACTCCTTGCAGAAGTGCCAGAAATTATTGTGAAACAAAGCCTTTCCGCACTGAACGTTGGCACACAAGCGATCATCTGGACAGACATTCCAGCCACTCAGTTTCGACGAAAGCTAAAATGCAATCTAGAACGCAATCAGATTCAGATTGAAGCAGTTTCTGCTCATCGCCAAGCTATCGATTCAGCTCAACCCTTGCTCACTCGCCAGCAACGCGCCCATCGCCGCTTGAGTTGGGAGCAACGCTTGAAACGGAATCAATTGCAGGGGAAAGCGGTGAATTGGAAAGTCCAATTTTTTGGCATCTCTTCGAGTCTTGCTGAGTTTCTCAAATGCCCACATATTCCCGGTTTTCAGCGCTCATGATGCACTCCTTGCGCATCGCGTGGGAACAGCAGTTGTTCCTCGGTAGCAATAAATCTGGCAAGCTGCTGCCGAATTCGATCCGAGCTTTGTTTTCGACGGTCTAGAGCACTGAAGGGTTCCGATTCACCCCGTTGTTTGCGATCGAGCGCGGTCAAAACTTGTTGTTTCCATTGCTGAGAGTCAACAACGAGTTGATCCACCCGTTGGACTTGGCTGGGATTGTCTGAAACCAGGTTCCTCAACTGACTCAAGTTGGCATCGATCTCAGCATTTGCTTGCTCGTAAGGTTCCAGAAAATCCTGCCTTCCTGTCAGCAAATATCCTCGCAGCCCCGTTTCCATGTCCAGTAGCAACTTCTGAGTCGTGTTCGCTTGGGAAATCACTTGATTGGTATGATCGACCCAACGCAGCGCAGACAACAACCGAGTGATTTGCCAAATAGACATCCCAGAAAGCAGCAACAATAGCACGATCGGCAGAGCGATCGCACGAGTCAATCTCCGGCGGAATAGGGACTGGGAGAGTGCAAGCAGCATAGCCTTATCATAAGGGTCAATTTAACGCAGCGCAGTCACTAGAAATCGTCTTACACACTTTGAAGTAATACTTTTGGGAAAAATTAATTAGCCAACCTTTCTCCTCGTCAGTAAACTTGCAATTGTTTTGACTAACTCCTCTGGTTCTAAGGGTTTAGCAAGATGCTGTTGAAATCCGGCAGCTAGGGCTTGCTGATGATTTAGTTCTCCTGCATAGGCAGTGAGCGCGATTGCCGGACTTTGCTGTGCAGGTCGCAGTTCTCTAATTTTTTGCAGCAGCATATACCCATCCATTTCCGGCATCCCAATATCACTGACAATCACATCGGGTTTGCTGTGGAAAAAGACTGCCAGTGCCTCGATCGCACTGCTAGCAACAGTCACGTTCGCGCCTGCTTGTTCCAGAATAAAGACGGCTAACTCTCGTGCATCCGGTTCATCATCCACGACTAAAACGCAAATATCTTCTAAGGGATGAGGCAACAGGGAAAGTGAATCTAGGTCAGCCCCCGTCTTGATACTTTTGCCTGCGTCCTGGATGAGTGGCAGTCTTACGGTGAAGGTTGCGCCCTGATCTTCTCCAGGACTCTCTACGCCGAGGGTTCCGCCGTGTAGTTCGACGAGGTGACGCACGATTGCAAGTCCGAGTCCCAAGCCACCAAACTGACGGGTGATCGATGAATCTGCCTGCCGAAAATATTCAAACACATGGGGCAGAAAATTTGGGTCAATACCTCGACCAGTATCGGTCACTTGAATTTGGGCATAGCGTTGTCGGCTTTGGCTTCTAGAGGAGGGTTGAGTTGAATTTTCTACTGGGGATCTAGAAAGTTCAACGACTTCTAACCGGACAGCTACCGTTCCACCGCTCGGTGTGAATTTTACAGCATTGGTGAGTAGGTTCCAGACAATTTGCTGAAGCCGCGCCGCATCGCCTAAAACTTGCCCAAGTTCTGGAGCAAAACTCGTCTGAAGCTGAATCGATTTCGCCTCTGCCGCTAACCGCACCGTTTCCAGGGCGGCTTCAATCGTCGATCGCAGATCAACCGGAGTCATGTTCAAGCTGAGTTTGCCTTGCAGAACTCGGGAAACATCGAGTAAATCTTCAATCAGTTGGGTTTGCAGTTTGGCATTGCGTTCGATCGTTTCTAGCGCATGAGCCGTTTTTGCTGCATCTAACTTGCCGCTAAGAAGTATCTTCGTCCACCCCAGAATCGGATTGAGCGGGGTTCGCAACTCGTGGGACAACACGGCAAGAAATTCATCCTTGACTCGATTGGCGGCTTCTGCTGCACTTCTAGCCGTGCGTTCTGCTTCATAGAGATGAGCATTTTCAATCGCGATCGCAATTCGATGGCTAATGTCTTCTGCTAACGCCAGATCCGCTTCCCCATAACGGCGCTCGGATTCTGCGGTGACAAAAGCAATTGCGCCTAGAATTTGTCCTCGTGCCACCAGTGGCGAGAGAATGCAGGACTTGAGACCCAGTTCGTGCAGGAGTTGCAAATGTTGCTCATTCTGCACGGCAGCAGCGAGGGCTGCATCGGAAATTTCAGCCACGAGTTCTGACATTCCTGTTCGCAGTACCTTGGGCACTCCTTGGGCTGCATCCATTGCCACGGGAAACTGTCGATGAATTTGCCACCCCAATTCCACTTTTGCCGGATTACGATGAGCCACAGCGATGCGGTGAATAGATTGATTTTGCACGAGGTCGATTGAACACCAATCAGCAAAAAATGGCACGACAAGGTTCGCCACCTGGGTTAGTGTGTGCTCGCAATCTAAAGAAGACGCTAGAACCGTGCTGACTTCCGAGAGAAACGCGGCTCTTCGCTGGTCTGCTTCGGCTTCAAGTCGTGCCGTTTGCTCTTGAACCTGCTGCCGTAACAATTCAGCGCGTTCGGCTTCGTTCTGTTTGCGCTCGGTAATATCCTTGTTAATGCCAATAAAGAAAAGAGGATTTCCGGCTTTGTTGTACACCGTTCTAGCAGTAGTTTCGATCGCCACCTCTGAACCATCTTTGCGCTGACAGGGAACTTCCCCGAAAAATCCTCCCGTTTCGTCCATGATCCGAATCATTTCTGCCAACTTTGTCGGTTGGATATTCGGGTGATGCAGGAAATTGACGGGTCGCCCGATCGCTTCTGCTGCCGTATAGCCAAAAATTTGCTCCGCATTCCCCAACCACCGTTGAATTTTGCCTTCTAAATCAGTCATCAGAATGGCATCTGGCATTTGTTGTAATGCAACATCCGAGATCAGTAGCTCCGCTTCGGCTTGTTTACGCTCGGTGATGTCATGCATGACTACGACCGCTCCCTGGCTCTGTCCCTGGCGATCGACAATTGCCTGTCCACTGGCTAGCAGAGTTCGCGGAGTGCCCTGTTTCGGGGCAATCACCATTTCAACATTCTGTACGGTTTCTCCCTGCAACGCCCGAAACAATGGAATCTCGTCTTGTGTCAGTAACGTTTTACCATCGGGCTGATATAAGTCGTAGCATTCTGCCCACTGACCCGGTGGCAACGGTTGTTCTGGCAACCCATGAAATTCTCGTGCTGCCTGATTAAACAGGGTCAAAATTCCTTCGGCATTGCACGCAACAATCCCTGCCTGCACAGTGTCTAGTAGTATGCTGAGTACTTCTTGCTCTTTTTCCAGCAGAGTTTGGGCTTGCTGTCGTTCTGTAATTTCTAATTGAAGTTGATCATTGGCTTGAGATAGCTCGATCGTTCGCTGTGCAATCAGATTTTCTAAATCTTGCTGTGTCTGTTGCCGCGCTGCTTCGGTCTGCTGCCGCTCTAGTTCGGTCGTAATTCGGAGGACAAAGATAGCTAGGAGCGATTCCGCAAGCTGGACATCCGCTAGAGGTTTCGTATCCATCACGCCGAGTAATCCGAGCGGTGTCCCTGTGGCATCAAAAAATGGAATCGCAACATAGCTTTCTATACTCAAAGGCTCCAAAAGTGGCGCATTGGGAAACCGCTCTTGAACACGATTTGGATAGCAACACAGTTCTCGTTTTTGCAGGACTTCACGGCAGGGAGTGTCTCGCAGCCAATAGTCAAAGTTATCAATGATTTGCCCTTTAGCACAGACCGCGATCGTCTGAATGCTCTCTTGTTCCTTGCCGCTGACTAACCCAATGTAGGTATAGTCAACCCCTAGCGTTTTTGTGAGATGTTGCACCAGCGCTGTAAAAAAATCACTGCCGACTCTTGCAGACACGCCTTGGGTAACTTCCAGTAATGCAGCATCAATTTGCTTCACTTTGCGGGCGGCTAACCGAAGCTCTAGTTCATCGATCACCATTGCGGCAAGATCAATCAGTGTTGTTTCCTGTTGATCGGTGAGTGCCTCACGAGGTTGGGAATCGAGCAAGCAAAGTGTTCCCAAATTAAAGCCGTCATGGGTGATTAACGGCGCACCCGCATAGAATCGTACACCCGATTCACTTTGGACAAAGGGATTGCAGCCGAGGCGATCGTCTTGCCGCGTGTCAGGAATGACCAGAATTTTGTCAGACAACAGCGCTAAACTGCAAATCGTTGAATCGCGATCGACTTGCTGGAGGTGGAATCCATAGGCAGACTTAAACCAGCCTCGCGATTCATCAATCAACGACACCAGCGCGATCGGGACATCGAATAACCGGGCTGCTAGTGAGGTGATGCGATCGAAGGCAGTTTCGGGGGGGGTGTCCAGAATATCGTAGCGCCGCAGTGCTTCTAAACGTTCTGCTTCATTCAGGGAAACCGCAGGGGTAAGGTCAGTTGCTGTCGCGGCAGGAGTAAGAGCTTCAGTCATGGGAATCGATCCAGGGAAAAATTTGAAAGTGAGCGGAGAAGATACGTTGCCTGACTAAGTTGGCTTGAGGGGGTCAGGCTGTTTACCCACAAGGGATGCGATCGCATTCACTAATTGCTCTGGCTCGATCGGTTTGGTAAGATGCTGCTGAAATCCGGCAGCCAGGGCTTGCTGATGATCCAGTTCCCCCGCATAGGCAGTGAGCGCGATCGCTGGAAGCTGTTTCTCGCTGATCCGAAGGTGATAACGAATCTGCTGCATTAACTCATAGCCATCTATTTGAGGCATCCCAATATCACTGAGTAGGATATCTGGTTGGGACTGGGACAAGATCCTTAACGCTGCGGCTGCGGAATCTACGGCGGTCACGATCGCCTGCTCCAGCTCCAGCAAAAATGCTACATAATTCCGTGAATCGGGATCATCATCCACTACTAAAATCTGTAAACCCGTGAGCGATTGAGCAGGCGAGAGCGTTGTGGAATGATGGTCTATCCATTTTCTCATGGCTCTATCGCCCCATTCCCTCCGTAGCGGCAACTGAATCGTGAAGGTGGCTCCTTGTCCCATTCCGGCGTTCTCTGCCCAGATTGTCCCTCCATGCAGTTCAACAATCCGTTTGACGATCGCGAGTCCCAATCCCAGACCGCCAAACCGTCGGGTCGTAGCTCCATCTTCCTGACGGAAATACTCAAACACCTGCGGCAGAAAGTCTGGCGAAATCCCAATGCCAGTGTCACGGACGACAATTTGGGCATATTGGGTCATGGGTGCTGGGTCATGGGTGCTGGGTGAATCATCGCTGACCCACAACGGTTGTGTCGCGTTTTCGTTAGCGTTATCCGCATCAACCCATGACAATCCGACCTCCACGCGCCCTCCTGTGGGTGTGAATTTAATCGCATTGGAGAGCAGATTCCACATCACCTGTTGCAATCGAGCCGCATCGCCTGAAATCGGTTGCACATCTGGGTCAAGAGAGGTTTGGATCGCGATCGCTTTAGCGTCAGCCGCGAGTTGTACAGTCTCTATTGCAGCAGCAATGATAGATTGCAGTGGCACGGGAGT
It encodes:
- a CDS encoding CHASE3 domain-containing protein — translated: MLLALSQSLFRRRLTRAIALPIVLLLLLSGMSIWQITRLLSALRWVDHTNQVISQANTTQKLLLDMETGLRGYLLTGRQDFLEPYEQANAEIDANLSQLRNLVSDNPSQVQRVDQLVVDSQQWKQQVLTALDRKQRGESEPFSALDRRKQSSDRIRQQLARFIATEEQLLFPRDAQGVHHER
- a CDS encoding GAF domain-containing protein; this translates as MTEALTPAATATDLTPAVSLNEAERLEALRRYDILDTPPETAFDRITSLAARLFDVPIALVSLIDESRGWFKSAYGFHLQQVDRDSTICSLALLSDKILVIPDTRQDDRLGCNPFVQSESGVRFYAGAPLITHDGFNLGTLCLLDSQPREALTDQQETTLIDLAAMVIDELELRLAARKVKQIDAALLEVTQGVSARVGSDFFTALVQHLTKTLGVDYTYIGLVSGKEQESIQTIAVCAKGQIIDNFDYWLRDTPCREVLQKRELCCYPNRVQERFPNAPLLEPLSIESYVAIPFFDATGTPLGLLGVMDTKPLADVQLAESLLAIFVLRITTELERQQTEAARQQTQQDLENLIAQRTIELSQANDQLQLEITERQQAQTLLEKEQEVLSILLDTVQAGIVACNAEGILTLFNQAAREFHGLPEQPLPPGQWAECYDLYQPDGKTLLTQDEIPLFRALQGETVQNVEMVIAPKQGTPRTLLASGQAIVDRQGQSQGAVVVMHDITERKQAEAELLISDVALQQMPDAILMTDLEGKIQRWLGNAEQIFGYTAAEAIGRPVNFLHHPNIQPTKLAEMIRIMDETGGFFGEVPCQRKDGSEVAIETTARTVYNKAGNPLFFIGINKDITERKQNEAERAELLRQQVQEQTARLEAEADQRRAAFLSEVSTVLASSLDCEHTLTQVANLVVPFFADWCSIDLVQNQSIHRIAVAHRNPAKVELGWQIHRQFPVAMDAAQGVPKVLRTGMSELVAEISDAALAAAVQNEQHLQLLHELGLKSCILSPLVARGQILGAIAFVTAESERRYGEADLALAEDISHRIAIAIENAHLYEAERTARSAAEAANRVKDEFLAVLSHELRTPLNPILGWTKILLSGKLDAAKTAHALETIERNAKLQTQLIEDLLDVSRVLQGKLSLNMTPVDLRSTIEAALETVRLAAEAKSIQLQTSFAPELGQVLGDAARLQQIVWNLLTNAVKFTPSGGTVAVRLEVVELSRSPVENSTQPSSRSQSRQRYAQIQVTDTGRGIDPNFLPHVFEYFRQADSSITRQFGGLGLGLAIVRHLVELHGGTLGVESPGEDQGATFTVRLPLIQDAGKSIKTGADLDSLSLLPHPLEDICVLVVDDEPDARELAVFILEQAGANVTVASSAIEALAVFFHSKPDVIVSDIGMPEMDGYMLLQKIRELRPAQQSPAIALTAYAGELNHQQALAAGFQQHLAKPLEPEELVKTIASLLTRRKVG